One segment of Perognathus longimembris pacificus isolate PPM17 chromosome 26, ASM2315922v1, whole genome shotgun sequence DNA contains the following:
- the Ip6k1 gene encoding inositol hexakisphosphate kinase 1 isoform X1, translated as MCVCQTMEVGQYGKNASRAGNRGVLLEPFIHQVGGHSSMMRYDDHTVCKPLISREQRFYESLPPEMKEFTPEYKGVVSVCFEGDSDGYINLVAYPYVESETVEQDDMPDREQPRRKHSRRSLHRSGSGSEHKEEKASLPLETSERQFSEIQEQYSRLLSHVPEPLCHLLADPEGGSSQEAKSPKVELHSHSDVPFQMLDGNSGLSSEKISHNPWSLRCHKQQLSRMRSESKDRKLYKFLLLENVVHHFKYPCVLDLKMGTRQHGDDASAEKAARQMRKCEQSTSATLGVRVCGMQVYQLDTGHYLCRNKYYGRGLSIEGFRNALYQYLHNGLDLRRDLFEPILSKLRGLKAVLERQASYRFYSSSLLVIYDGKECRSELRLKHPDMGLSEVAPLCGPSTSPSSTNPEAGLSSPPKVDVRMIDFAHSTFKGFRDDPTVHDGPDRGYVFGLENLISIMEQMRDENQ; from the exons ATGTGTGTTTGTCAAACCATGGAAGTGGGGCAGTATGGCAAGAACGCAAGTCGGGCCGGAAACCGGGGAGTCCTCCTGGAGCCCTTCATCCACCAGGTGGGCGGACACAGCAGCATGATGCGCTACGACGACCACACTGTGTGCAAGCCCCTCATCTCCCGGGAGCAGCGCTTCTATGAGTCCCTCCCTCCTGAAATGAAGGAGTTCACCCCTGAATACAAAG GAGTGGTGTCGGTCTGTTTTGAGGGGGACAGTGATGGTTACATCAACTTGGTGGCCTACCCTTATGTGGAGAGTGAGACTGTGGAGCAGGATGACATGCCCGACCGGGAGCAACCTCGGCGCAAACACTCCCGCCGGAGCCTGCACCGCTCAGGCAGTGGCAGTGAGCACAAGGAGGAGAAAGCCAGCCTGCCCCTCGAGACTTCCGAGAG gCAGTTTTCAGAGATACAAGAGCAGTACTCCAGATTATTGTCTCATGTACCTGAGCCCCTGTGCCACCTATTAGCCGACCCTGAAGGTGGCAG CTCCCAGGAGGCAAAGAGTCCGAAGGTGGAGCTACACAGCCACTCTGACGTCCCTTTCCAGATGCTAGATGGCAACAGTGGTCTGAGTTCTGAGAAGATCAGCCATAACCCCTGGAGCCTGCGCTGTCACAAGCAGCAGCTGAGCCGCATGcgctctgagtccaaggaccgAAAGCTCTACA AATTCCTCCTGCTTGAGAACGTGGTCCACCACTTCAAGTACCCCTGTGTACTGGACTTGAAGATGGGCACTCGGCAGCATGGCGATGATGCATCTGCTGAGAAAGCAGCTCGGCAGATGAGGAAGTGCGAGCAGAGCACGTCTGCTACTCTGGGGGTCAGGGTCTGTGGCATGCAG gtgtaCCAGCTGGATACCGGTCATTACCTCTGCAGGAACAAGTACTATGGCCGTGGGCTCTCCATTGAAGGCTTCCGCAATGCCCTCTATCAGTACCTACATAATGGCCTGGACCTGAGACGTGACCTCTTTGAGCCCATCCTGAGCAAACTGCGGGGCCTCAAAGCCGTGCTGGAGCGGCAGGCCTCCTACCGCTTCTACTCCAGTTCTCTGCTCGTCATCTATGATGGCAAGGAGTGCCGATCTGAGCTGCGTCTCAAGCACCCGGACATGGGGCTCTCTGAGGTGGCACCGCTCTGCGGCCCCAGCACCAGCCCCAGCAGCACCAACCCCGAGGCTGGCCTCTCCTCTCCACCCAAGGTGGACGTCCGCATGATTGACTTTGCACACAGCACGTTCAAGGGCTTCCGGGATGACCCCACCGTGCATGATGGGCCAGACAGAGGCTACGTGTTTGGCCTGGAGAATCTCATCAGCATCATGGAGCAGATGCGGGACGAGAATCAGTAG
- the Ip6k1 gene encoding inositol hexakisphosphate kinase 1 isoform X2: MCVCQTMEVGQYGKNASRAGNRGVLLEPFIHQVGGHSSMMRYDDHTVCKPLISREQRFYESLPPEMKEFTPEYKGVVSVCFEGDSDGYINLVAYPYVESETVEQDDMPDREQPRRKHSRRSLHRSGSGSEHKEEKASLPLETSESSQEAKSPKVELHSHSDVPFQMLDGNSGLSSEKISHNPWSLRCHKQQLSRMRSESKDRKLYKFLLLENVVHHFKYPCVLDLKMGTRQHGDDASAEKAARQMRKCEQSTSATLGVRVCGMQVYQLDTGHYLCRNKYYGRGLSIEGFRNALYQYLHNGLDLRRDLFEPILSKLRGLKAVLERQASYRFYSSSLLVIYDGKECRSELRLKHPDMGLSEVAPLCGPSTSPSSTNPEAGLSSPPKVDVRMIDFAHSTFKGFRDDPTVHDGPDRGYVFGLENLISIMEQMRDENQ; the protein is encoded by the exons ATGTGTGTTTGTCAAACCATGGAAGTGGGGCAGTATGGCAAGAACGCAAGTCGGGCCGGAAACCGGGGAGTCCTCCTGGAGCCCTTCATCCACCAGGTGGGCGGACACAGCAGCATGATGCGCTACGACGACCACACTGTGTGCAAGCCCCTCATCTCCCGGGAGCAGCGCTTCTATGAGTCCCTCCCTCCTGAAATGAAGGAGTTCACCCCTGAATACAAAG GAGTGGTGTCGGTCTGTTTTGAGGGGGACAGTGATGGTTACATCAACTTGGTGGCCTACCCTTATGTGGAGAGTGAGACTGTGGAGCAGGATGACATGCCCGACCGGGAGCAACCTCGGCGCAAACACTCCCGCCGGAGCCTGCACCGCTCAGGCAGTGGCAGTGAGCACAAGGAGGAGAAAGCCAGCCTGCCCCTCGAGACTTCCGAGAG CTCCCAGGAGGCAAAGAGTCCGAAGGTGGAGCTACACAGCCACTCTGACGTCCCTTTCCAGATGCTAGATGGCAACAGTGGTCTGAGTTCTGAGAAGATCAGCCATAACCCCTGGAGCCTGCGCTGTCACAAGCAGCAGCTGAGCCGCATGcgctctgagtccaaggaccgAAAGCTCTACA AATTCCTCCTGCTTGAGAACGTGGTCCACCACTTCAAGTACCCCTGTGTACTGGACTTGAAGATGGGCACTCGGCAGCATGGCGATGATGCATCTGCTGAGAAAGCAGCTCGGCAGATGAGGAAGTGCGAGCAGAGCACGTCTGCTACTCTGGGGGTCAGGGTCTGTGGCATGCAG gtgtaCCAGCTGGATACCGGTCATTACCTCTGCAGGAACAAGTACTATGGCCGTGGGCTCTCCATTGAAGGCTTCCGCAATGCCCTCTATCAGTACCTACATAATGGCCTGGACCTGAGACGTGACCTCTTTGAGCCCATCCTGAGCAAACTGCGGGGCCTCAAAGCCGTGCTGGAGCGGCAGGCCTCCTACCGCTTCTACTCCAGTTCTCTGCTCGTCATCTATGATGGCAAGGAGTGCCGATCTGAGCTGCGTCTCAAGCACCCGGACATGGGGCTCTCTGAGGTGGCACCGCTCTGCGGCCCCAGCACCAGCCCCAGCAGCACCAACCCCGAGGCTGGCCTCTCCTCTCCACCCAAGGTGGACGTCCGCATGATTGACTTTGCACACAGCACGTTCAAGGGCTTCCGGGATGACCCCACCGTGCATGATGGGCCAGACAGAGGCTACGTGTTTGGCCTGGAGAATCTCATCAGCATCATGGAGCAGATGCGGGACGAGAATCAGTAG
- the Gmppb gene encoding mannose-1-phosphate guanyltransferase beta isoform X2 yields MKALILVGGYGTRLRPLTLSTPKPLVDFCNKPILLHQVEALAAAGVDHVILAVSYMSQVLEKEMKAQEQRLGIRISMSHEEEPLGTAGPLALARDLLSETADPFFVLNSDVICDFPFQAMVQFHQHHGQEGTIVVTKVEEPSKYGVVVCEADTGRIHRFVEKPQVFVSNKINAGMYIMSPAVLRRIQLQPTSIEKEIFPVMAKEGQLYAMELQGFWMDIGQPKDFLTGMCLFLQSMRQKQPERLCSGPGIVGNVLVDPSARIGQNCSIGPNVSLGPGVVVEDGVCIRRCTVLRDAHIRSHSWLESCIVGWRCRVGQWGEHCDGTAEGPGLESFA; encoded by the exons ATGAAGGCTCTCATCTTGGTGGGCGGCTACGGGACTCGGCTACGGCCACTGACGTTGAGCACCCCGAAACCACTGGTGGACTTCTGCAATAAGCCCATCTTGCTGCACCAAGTAGAGGCGCTTGCAGCG GCAGGCGTAGACCACGTGATCCTGGCCGTGAGCTACATGTCACAGGTGCTGGAGAAGGAAATGAAGGCCCAGGAGCAGAGG CTGGGAATCCGAATTTCCATGTCCCATGAAGAGGAGCCTTTGGGGACAG CTGGACCCCTAGCTCTAGCCCGAGACCTGCTCTCTGAGACTGCAGACCCTTTCTTCGTCCTCAACAGTGATGTCATTTGCGACTTTCCTTTTCAAGCCATGGTGCAGTTTCATCAGCACCATGGCCAGGAGGGCACCATTGTG GTGACCAAGGTGGAGGAGCCTTCCAAATACGGTGTGGTGGTGTGTGAGGCTGACACGGGCCGCATTCACCGATTTGTGGAGAAGCCACAGGTATTTGTGTCAAATAAGATCAACGCAGGCATGTACATCATGAGCCCTGCTGTGTTACGCCGCATCCAG CTGCAGCCAACATCCATTGAGAAGGAGATCTTCCCTGTTATGGCCAAGGAAGGGCAGCTGTATGCAATGGAGTTGCAGG GCTTTTGGATGGACATTGGACAACCCAAGGATTTCCTCACCGGCATGTGCCTCTTCTTGCAATCAATGAGACAGAAGCAACCAGAgcgactgtgctcaggccctggcatTGTGGGCAATGTGCTTGTG GACCCAAGTGCCCGTATTGGCCAGAACTGCAGCATTGGCCCCAATGTGAGCCTGGGACCCGGTGTGGTGGTGGAGGACGGTGTGTGCATACGGCGGTGCACGGTGCTTCGGGACGCCCACATCCGCTCCCACTCGTGGCTGGAGTCCTGCATTGTGGGCTGGCGCTGTCGCGTGGGCCAGTGG GGGGAGCACTGTGATGGCACAGCAGAAGGCCCCGGACTTGAGTCCTTTGCCTGA
- the Gmppb gene encoding mannose-1-phosphate guanyltransferase beta isoform X3 yields MKALILVGGYGTRLRPLTLSTPKPLVDFCNKPILLHQVEALAAAGVDHVILAVSYMSQVLEKEMKAQEQRLGIRISMSHEEEPLGTAMVQFHQHHGQEGTIVVTKVEEPSKYGVVVCEADTGRIHRFVEKPQVFVSNKINAGMYIMSPAVLRRIQLQPTSIEKEIFPVMAKEGQLYAMELQGFWMDIGQPKDFLTGMCLFLQSMRQKQPERLCSGPGIVGNVLVDPSARIGQNCSIGPNVSLGPGVVVEDGVCIRRCTVLRDAHIRSHSWLESCIVGWRCRVGQWVRMENVTVLGEDVIVNDELYLNGASVLPHKSIGESVPEPRIIM; encoded by the exons ATGAAGGCTCTCATCTTGGTGGGCGGCTACGGGACTCGGCTACGGCCACTGACGTTGAGCACCCCGAAACCACTGGTGGACTTCTGCAATAAGCCCATCTTGCTGCACCAAGTAGAGGCGCTTGCAGCG GCAGGCGTAGACCACGTGATCCTGGCCGTGAGCTACATGTCACAGGTGCTGGAGAAGGAAATGAAGGCCCAGGAGCAGAGG CTGGGAATCCGAATTTCCATGTCCCATGAAGAGGAGCCTTTGGGGACAG CCATGGTGCAGTTTCATCAGCACCATGGCCAGGAGGGCACCATTGTG GTGACCAAGGTGGAGGAGCCTTCCAAATACGGTGTGGTGGTGTGTGAGGCTGACACGGGCCGCATTCACCGATTTGTGGAGAAGCCACAGGTATTTGTGTCAAATAAGATCAACGCAGGCATGTACATCATGAGCCCTGCTGTGTTACGCCGCATCCAG CTGCAGCCAACATCCATTGAGAAGGAGATCTTCCCTGTTATGGCCAAGGAAGGGCAGCTGTATGCAATGGAGTTGCAGG GCTTTTGGATGGACATTGGACAACCCAAGGATTTCCTCACCGGCATGTGCCTCTTCTTGCAATCAATGAGACAGAAGCAACCAGAgcgactgtgctcaggccctggcatTGTGGGCAATGTGCTTGTG GACCCAAGTGCCCGTATTGGCCAGAACTGCAGCATTGGCCCCAATGTGAGCCTGGGACCCGGTGTGGTGGTGGAGGACGGTGTGTGCATACGGCGGTGCACGGTGCTTCGGGACGCCCACATCCGCTCCCACTCGTGGCTGGAGTCCTGCATTGTGGGCTGGCGCTGTCGCGTGGGCCAGTGG GTGCGCATGGAGAACGTAACAGTGCTGGGTGAGGATGTCATAGTTAACGATGAACTCTACCTCAATGGAGCCAGTGTGCTGCCCCACAAGTCTATTGGTGAATCAGTGCCAGAGCCTCGTATCATCATGTGA
- the Gmppb gene encoding mannose-1-phosphate guanyltransferase beta isoform X1, whose translation MKALILVGGYGTRLRPLTLSTPKPLVDFCNKPILLHQVEALAAAGVDHVILAVSYMSQVLEKEMKAQEQRLGIRISMSHEEEPLGTAGPLALARDLLSETADPFFVLNSDVICDFPFQAMVQFHQHHGQEGTIVVTKVEEPSKYGVVVCEADTGRIHRFVEKPQVFVSNKINAGMYIMSPAVLRRIQLQPTSIEKEIFPVMAKEGQLYAMELQGFWMDIGQPKDFLTGMCLFLQSMRQKQPERLCSGPGIVGNVLVDPSARIGQNCSIGPNVSLGPGVVVEDGVCIRRCTVLRDAHIRSHSWLESCIVGWRCRVGQWVRMENVTVLGEDVIVNDELYLNGASVLPHKSIGESVPEPRIIM comes from the exons ATGAAGGCTCTCATCTTGGTGGGCGGCTACGGGACTCGGCTACGGCCACTGACGTTGAGCACCCCGAAACCACTGGTGGACTTCTGCAATAAGCCCATCTTGCTGCACCAAGTAGAGGCGCTTGCAGCG GCAGGCGTAGACCACGTGATCCTGGCCGTGAGCTACATGTCACAGGTGCTGGAGAAGGAAATGAAGGCCCAGGAGCAGAGG CTGGGAATCCGAATTTCCATGTCCCATGAAGAGGAGCCTTTGGGGACAG CTGGACCCCTAGCTCTAGCCCGAGACCTGCTCTCTGAGACTGCAGACCCTTTCTTCGTCCTCAACAGTGATGTCATTTGCGACTTTCCTTTTCAAGCCATGGTGCAGTTTCATCAGCACCATGGCCAGGAGGGCACCATTGTG GTGACCAAGGTGGAGGAGCCTTCCAAATACGGTGTGGTGGTGTGTGAGGCTGACACGGGCCGCATTCACCGATTTGTGGAGAAGCCACAGGTATTTGTGTCAAATAAGATCAACGCAGGCATGTACATCATGAGCCCTGCTGTGTTACGCCGCATCCAG CTGCAGCCAACATCCATTGAGAAGGAGATCTTCCCTGTTATGGCCAAGGAAGGGCAGCTGTATGCAATGGAGTTGCAGG GCTTTTGGATGGACATTGGACAACCCAAGGATTTCCTCACCGGCATGTGCCTCTTCTTGCAATCAATGAGACAGAAGCAACCAGAgcgactgtgctcaggccctggcatTGTGGGCAATGTGCTTGTG GACCCAAGTGCCCGTATTGGCCAGAACTGCAGCATTGGCCCCAATGTGAGCCTGGGACCCGGTGTGGTGGTGGAGGACGGTGTGTGCATACGGCGGTGCACGGTGCTTCGGGACGCCCACATCCGCTCCCACTCGTGGCTGGAGTCCTGCATTGTGGGCTGGCGCTGTCGCGTGGGCCAGTGG GTGCGCATGGAGAACGTAACAGTGCTGGGTGAGGATGTCATAGTTAACGATGAACTCTACCTCAATGGAGCCAGTGTGCTGCCCCACAAGTCTATTGGTGAATCAGTGCCAGAGCCTCGTATCATCATGTGA
- the Gmppb gene encoding mannose-1-phosphate guanyltransferase beta isoform X4, whose translation MSQVLEKEMKAQEQRLGIRISMSHEEEPLGTAGPLALARDLLSETADPFFVLNSDVICDFPFQAMVQFHQHHGQEGTIVVTKVEEPSKYGVVVCEADTGRIHRFVEKPQVFVSNKINAGMYIMSPAVLRRIQLQPTSIEKEIFPVMAKEGQLYAMELQGFWMDIGQPKDFLTGMCLFLQSMRQKQPERLCSGPGIVGNVLVDPSARIGQNCSIGPNVSLGPGVVVEDGVCIRRCTVLRDAHIRSHSWLESCIVGWRCRVGQWVRMENVTVLGEDVIVNDELYLNGASVLPHKSIGESVPEPRIIM comes from the exons ATGTCACAGGTGCTGGAGAAGGAAATGAAGGCCCAGGAGCAGAGG CTGGGAATCCGAATTTCCATGTCCCATGAAGAGGAGCCTTTGGGGACAG CTGGACCCCTAGCTCTAGCCCGAGACCTGCTCTCTGAGACTGCAGACCCTTTCTTCGTCCTCAACAGTGATGTCATTTGCGACTTTCCTTTTCAAGCCATGGTGCAGTTTCATCAGCACCATGGCCAGGAGGGCACCATTGTG GTGACCAAGGTGGAGGAGCCTTCCAAATACGGTGTGGTGGTGTGTGAGGCTGACACGGGCCGCATTCACCGATTTGTGGAGAAGCCACAGGTATTTGTGTCAAATAAGATCAACGCAGGCATGTACATCATGAGCCCTGCTGTGTTACGCCGCATCCAG CTGCAGCCAACATCCATTGAGAAGGAGATCTTCCCTGTTATGGCCAAGGAAGGGCAGCTGTATGCAATGGAGTTGCAGG GCTTTTGGATGGACATTGGACAACCCAAGGATTTCCTCACCGGCATGTGCCTCTTCTTGCAATCAATGAGACAGAAGCAACCAGAgcgactgtgctcaggccctggcatTGTGGGCAATGTGCTTGTG GACCCAAGTGCCCGTATTGGCCAGAACTGCAGCATTGGCCCCAATGTGAGCCTGGGACCCGGTGTGGTGGTGGAGGACGGTGTGTGCATACGGCGGTGCACGGTGCTTCGGGACGCCCACATCCGCTCCCACTCGTGGCTGGAGTCCTGCATTGTGGGCTGGCGCTGTCGCGTGGGCCAGTGG GTGCGCATGGAGAACGTAACAGTGCTGGGTGAGGATGTCATAGTTAACGATGAACTCTACCTCAATGGAGCCAGTGTGCTGCCCCACAAGTCTATTGGTGAATCAGTGCCAGAGCCTCGTATCATCATGTGA
- the Amigo3 gene encoding amphoterin-induced protein 3 has product MARLLPLGALLCALRAGPGAADPEPLPPRAPHHCPARCVCAADVLSCAGLGLGDPPAALPPAAADLDLSHNALRRLRPGWLAPLPRLRALRLGHNRLDALGRRVFANASGLALLDLSSNALHALGRHDLDGLGALERLLLFNNCLAQLDARSFHGLPALRHLYLGANRLAAFSFLHLHGLGAAHLRTLDLSSNRLGPVSVPALAALPTFLKNGLYLHDNPLPCDCRLLRLLQRWHQRGLAAVRDFARHYTCRAFPVPGARVRFLEHRRLLDNCSAAAAPGPERPEEQLAAQVGRPLRLRCNASAPAARVAWVSPQHELLVAPGSRDGSIAVRADGSLAIASVQPRHAGVFACLAAGPRLPHGQALEYNVSVHFPRPAPEAFNTGFTTLLGCAVGLALVLLYLFAPPCRGRCRPCRRPCRGRCPPCGRRRGPRSPSPLRELSAQSQSSVLSATPPDAPRKAGAPKHVVFLEPGRGGRGGRGGLGGRVQLAVAEDFDLCPAAGLPLRAGSETASSTGSDGPLTTQSA; this is encoded by the coding sequence ATGGCCCGGCTGCTGCCGCTGGGCGCCCTGCTGTGCGCGCTGCGCGCGGGCCCCGGCGCCGCGGACCCCGAGCCCCTCCCGCCGCGGGCGCCCCACCACTGCCCCGCTCGCTGCGTGTGCGCCGCGGACGTGCTGAGCTGCGCCGGCCTCGGGCTGGGGGACCCGCCGGCCGCGctccctcccgccgccgccgacCTCGACCTGAGCCACAACGCGCTCCGGCGGCTGCGGCCCGGCTGGCTGGCCCCGCTCCCGCGGCTGCGCGCCCTGCGCCTGGGCCACAACCGGCTGGACGCCCTGGGGCGCCGCGTCTTCGCCAACGCCAGCGGCCTGGCGCTGCTGGACCTGTCCTCCAACGCGCTGCACGCGCTCGGCCGCCACGACCTGGACGGGCTGGGCGCGCTGGAGCGGCTGCTGCTCTTCAACAACTGCCTGGCGCAGCTGGACGCGCGCAGCTTCCACGGCCTGCCCGCGCTGCGCCACCTCTACCTGGGCGCCAACCGCCTGGCCGCCTTCTCCTTCCTGCACCTGCACGGCCTGGGCGCGGCGCACCTGCGCACGCTCGACCTGTCCTCCAACCGCCTGGGCCCCGTCTCCGTGCCCGCGCTGGCCGCGCTGCCCACCTTCCTCAAGAACGGCCTCTACCTGCACGACAACCCGCTGCCCTGCGACTGCCGCCTGCTCCGCCTGCTGCAGCGCTGGCACCAGCGCGGCCTGGCCGCCGTGCGCGACTTCGCGCGCCACTACACCTGCCGCGCCTTCCCCGTGCCCGGCGCGCGCGTGCGCTTCCTCGAGCACCGCCGCCTCCTCGACAACTGCTCGGCGGCCGCGGCGCCGGGCCCCGAGCGGCCCGAGGAGCAGCTGGCGGCGCAGGTGGGCCGCCCCCTGCGGCTGCGCTGCAACGCCAGCGCCCCGGCCGCGCGCGTCGCCTGGGTGTCGCCGCAGCACGAGCTGCTGGTGGCCCCCGGGTCCCGCGACGGCAGCATCGCGGTGCGGGCCGACGGCAGCCTGGCCATCGCCAGCGTGCAGCCGCGCCACGCGGGCGTCTTCGCGTGCCTGGCCGCGGGGCCCCGCCTGCCCCACGGCCAGGCGCTCGAGTACAACGTGAGCGTGCActtcccgcgccccgcgcccgagGCCTTCAACACCGGCTTCACCACGCTGCTGGGCTGCGCCGTGGGCCTGGCGCTGGTGCTGCTCTACCTGTTCGCGCCGCCCTGCCGGGGCCGCTGCCGCCCGTGCCGCCGCCCGTGCCGGGGCCGCTGCCCCCCGTGCGGCCGCCGCCGCGGGCCCCGCAGCCCCAGCCCGCTGCGGGAGCTGAGCGCGCAGTCGCAGTCCTCGGTGCTCAGCGCCACGCCCCCCGACGCGCCCCGCAAGGCCGGCGCCCCCAAGCACGTGGTCTTCCTGGAGCCCggccgcgggggccgcgggggccgcgggggcctgGGCGGGCGCGTGCAGCTCGCCGTGGCCGAGGACTTCGACCTCTGCCCCGCCGCGGGCCTGCCGCTCCGCGCGGGCTCCGAGACCGCCAGCTCCACGGGCTCCGACGGGCCCCTGACCACGCAGTCGGCCTGA